One Acidimicrobiia bacterium genomic window carries:
- a CDS encoding ACT domain-containing protein: MSGKRSVALRDAQTRAVADPGLRGSAFGRSLAESIDEACRGAATDVDLPGRWAVVALGSYARRELCPGSDVDLMLVHDGTARGRLAAAAAEALWYPLWDAGFVLGHALRTPKEALVLARDDVDTLTGLLDLRIVHGDHDLAREVVQRARELARKRCTSVIAKLADAAEARHDRPGPIAEMLEPNLKEGAGGLRDLQALTWAGWTLGEPGGVDALVSGGFLQSSDPAMLDAARERLLDARVELHRVTSGRSDVLSLQEQDAVARALGVSDADALVRDLAAASRAVTWVTSEVWRRLRKPRRRLLRHRALAVGIEAHEGVLGLSPDASVTPATCLRLAATAARLMLPLERASLERLRALDATTWDDDARAELIALFRTGHAAIPVVEALDQVGALVALVPEWSCVQARPQRNAYHRFTVDRHLLECVAECAGLMEERGFDGDAARRSRPDLLLLGALLHDIGKGITGDDHSVTGARAAREITERMGLDPHGVDVVEWLVRNHLLLADTATRRDLAEEKTIVRFGRAVRDTERLDLLYALTVGDSRATGPAAWSTGKAALVRQLFLEADALLERGVVGPGLSDERIAALESHRDALARKQLAVTWDDRDDGLVECTVVAPDRTGLLATVTAVLALHGFDIRGASAYGDESGMALEVYRGVDTFGRLDAEGRNAIEADVAAAIAGTLPVRRRLDERIRRYRREQIRDEAVRVSFDLDASSAATVCEVHAPDDVGLLARLAAVFADLEIDVNAALVSTLGDRVVDVFYVQDAQGAKLTEPLALDRLRATIVARLTADSLIA, from the coding sequence ATGAGCGGGAAGAGGAGCGTTGCGCTGCGTGACGCGCAGACCCGGGCCGTAGCTGACCCGGGTCTGCGCGGCAGCGCGTTCGGGCGCTCGCTGGCCGAATCCATCGACGAGGCCTGTCGTGGGGCGGCAACGGACGTCGATCTTCCCGGCCGCTGGGCTGTCGTTGCTCTCGGCTCGTACGCGCGACGCGAGCTGTGTCCAGGCTCCGACGTCGACCTCATGCTCGTTCACGACGGCACCGCGCGCGGCAGGCTCGCAGCCGCGGCGGCCGAAGCGCTGTGGTACCCGCTGTGGGACGCGGGGTTCGTGCTCGGGCACGCGCTGCGCACGCCGAAAGAGGCGCTCGTACTCGCTCGCGACGATGTCGACACGCTGACTGGCCTGCTCGACCTCCGCATCGTTCACGGCGACCACGACCTCGCCCGCGAGGTCGTGCAACGCGCCCGAGAGCTGGCTCGCAAGCGATGTACGTCGGTGATCGCGAAGCTCGCCGATGCCGCGGAGGCGCGCCACGATCGCCCTGGACCGATCGCGGAGATGCTCGAGCCCAACCTCAAGGAAGGTGCCGGCGGCTTGCGCGACCTCCAGGCGCTCACGTGGGCGGGGTGGACCCTCGGTGAGCCCGGCGGAGTGGATGCGCTGGTCAGCGGCGGCTTCCTCCAGTCCAGTGACCCCGCGATGCTCGATGCCGCCCGCGAGCGGCTCCTCGACGCGCGCGTCGAGCTGCACCGCGTCACCAGCGGCCGGTCCGACGTGCTGAGCCTCCAGGAGCAGGACGCGGTTGCCCGCGCTCTGGGGGTCTCCGACGCCGACGCCCTCGTACGCGATCTGGCTGCCGCGAGCCGTGCTGTCACCTGGGTGACCAGCGAGGTGTGGCGTCGACTGCGCAAACCGCGACGGCGTCTGCTCCGACACCGTGCGCTCGCGGTCGGGATCGAGGCGCATGAAGGAGTGCTCGGACTGTCGCCCGACGCCAGCGTCACCCCGGCCACGTGTCTGCGTCTCGCGGCGACCGCGGCTCGTCTCATGCTGCCCCTCGAACGAGCTTCACTCGAACGGTTGCGCGCTCTCGATGCGACGACATGGGACGACGACGCACGCGCCGAGCTCATCGCGCTCTTCCGCACTGGGCACGCGGCGATCCCGGTGGTGGAGGCGCTCGACCAGGTGGGTGCGCTCGTCGCGCTCGTTCCGGAGTGGTCGTGCGTGCAGGCACGTCCGCAGCGAAATGCGTACCACCGGTTCACCGTCGACCGGCACCTGCTCGAGTGCGTAGCGGAGTGTGCCGGCCTTATGGAGGAGCGTGGCTTCGACGGTGACGCGGCGCGGCGCTCCCGGCCCGACCTGTTGCTGCTCGGTGCCCTGCTGCACGACATCGGGAAGGGGATCACGGGCGACGATCACTCGGTCACGGGTGCGCGGGCGGCCCGTGAGATCACCGAGCGCATGGGGCTCGACCCGCACGGCGTCGATGTCGTCGAGTGGCTCGTGCGCAACCACTTGCTCCTGGCTGACACCGCGACGCGGCGCGACCTGGCCGAGGAGAAGACGATCGTGCGCTTCGGTCGCGCCGTGCGCGACACCGAGCGCCTCGACCTGCTCTACGCGTTGACCGTGGGCGATTCGCGTGCCACCGGGCCGGCCGCGTGGAGCACCGGGAAGGCCGCGTTGGTGCGCCAGCTCTTCCTCGAGGCCGATGCGCTGCTCGAACGCGGTGTGGTCGGTCCCGGCCTCAGCGACGAGCGGATCGCCGCGCTCGAAAGTCACCGGGATGCGCTCGCGCGCAAGCAGCTCGCGGTCACCTGGGACGACCGTGACGACGGCCTCGTGGAGTGCACCGTCGTCGCGCCGGACCGCACCGGGCTCCTCGCGACCGTGACTGCGGTGCTCGCCCTGCACGGCTTCGACATCCGCGGCGCGTCCGCCTACGGCGACGAGTCAGGCATGGCGCTCGAGGTCTACCGAGGCGTCGACACCTTCGGGCGTCTGGATGCTGAGGGACGAAACGCGATCGAGGCCGATGTGGCGGCGGCGATCGCGGGGACGCTCCCGGTGCGCCGCAGGCTCGATGAGCGCATCCGCCGATACCGACGAGAACAGATCCGCGACGAGGCAGTACGCGTCAGCTTCGATCTCGATGCTTCGAGCGCCGCGACGGTGTGCGAGGTCCACGCTCCCGACGACGTGGGCCTGCTCGCCCGGCTCGCCGCGGTGTTCGCCGACTTGGAGATCGACGTGAACGCCGCGCTCGTGTCCACGCTCGGTGATCGCGTCGTTGACGTCTTCTACGTGCAGGACGCGCAGGGGGCGAAGCTCACCGAGCCACTCGCGCTCGATCGCCTACGGGCCACCATCGTGGCGCGGCTTACCGCCGACTCTCTCATCGCCTGA
- a CDS encoding P-II family nitrogen regulator, whose product MKLIVGIIKPFKLDDVKDALKDLGVQGITVSDVQGFGRQRGHTEVYRGAEYTIDFVPKVRIEILVDDGDVQRVTDKLVETARTGKIGDGKVWVVPVESVVRIRTGEAGSDAL is encoded by the coding sequence ATGAAGCTCATTGTCGGCATCATCAAGCCGTTCAAGCTCGACGACGTGAAGGACGCGCTCAAGGACCTCGGGGTCCAGGGCATCACCGTGTCCGACGTCCAGGGCTTCGGACGCCAACGTGGTCACACGGAGGTGTACCGCGGCGCCGAGTACACCATCGACTTCGTCCCCAAGGTACGGATCGAGATCCTGGTCGACGACGGCGACGTCCAGCGCGTCACCGACAAGCTCGTCGAAACGGCCCGCACCGGCAAGATCGGTGATGGCAAGGTGTGGGTCGTGCCGGTCGAATCGGTCGTGCGCATCCGCACAGGAGAAGCGGGAAGCGACGCGCTCTAG